The genomic interval GCACCCGGTCCGGGTACGCCGCGCAGACCGCCCGCCACACCACCACGGTCTCCTCGCCGGCCTCCAGCGCCTGCCGGATGGTCCGGCCGCCCAGCTGCGGCAACACCTGGTCGGCGGCGATGCTGCCGGCGTACGCCGGACCGAACGTCTGCTCCAACCGCGCCCAGAAGTCTGTCAGCCGCACCGAACCAATCCCCTTCCCCGACGGACACCCGCCCGGTCCTCAGGCACCGCCCCGCACCCCCGGCGACGCCGTCCGCAACGCTAGCGCCAGCAGCGGCACCACGGCGACCGCGGCCAGTAGGTTGAGCACCGGATAGCCGGCAACCTGGATGACAAACCCGCTCAGCGCCCCGGCCAGCGCCCCGGCCAGCCCCATGGTCAGGTCGGAGAGCCCCTGCACCGCCGGGCGCACCGACGCCGGCACCGACTCCGACAGCAGGGTCGAGCCGGCCACCATCGTGCCGGACCAGCCGAGCCCGAGCAGGGTGAGCCCGATCGAGATCCGGACCGTGTCGTGCCCGGCGGTCCCGGCGACCGCGCAGGCGGCGAGGAGCACGCCGAGTCCGCCGAGGATCACCGCACGCCGGCCGAGCCGGTCGGTGAGCCAGCCGACCAGCGGGGAGAGCGCGAACATCCCGGCGATGTGCAGGCTGAGCACGATGCCGACCACCCGGAGCAGGTGGGCGTCGGAGTGCCACTCGCCGAGGCGTACCGGGGTCATCACCATCACCCCGACCATCACCAGGTGCCCCATCGCGACGGCGGAGATGCCGAGCCGGGCCGCCGGCAGCTCGCGGACCACCCGGAGGGCGCCGCGCAGGCCGTCGTCCCGGCCGGGCCGGGTGCCGGGGGTGGCGGCCACCGGCGGGGCGTCGGCGGCCGCGAGCCGGCGGGCGGTCAGCAGCGGGTCGGGCCGGAGGAACACCAGGAGTACGCCGGCAGCCAGCGCGAAGGCGAACACGCTGAAGACGAAGGGGCCGGCCAGCACGGGTACCCCGGTCCAGGCCAGCGCCCGGTCGGCCGGCGCGGCGAGGTTCGGGGCGGCCACCGCGCCGATGGTGGTGGCCCAGACGGCGATCGACAGGTGTCGGCCCCGGCGGGCCGGATCGGCCAGGTCGACGGCGGCGTACCGGGCCTGGAGCCCGGCGGTCGTCCCGCCACCGAAGAGGAGCGCGCCGACGAAGAGCAGCGGTACCCAGTCCGTGACCGCCGCCACGATGATCAGGACACCGCCCACCGCGCCGACCAGGTACGCGGTGATCAGCCCCGGCCGCCGGCCACCGGTACGCATGATCCGGCTGACCGGTACGGCGAGCAGCGCCCCGCCGACCACCGAGGCGCTCTGCACCAGGCCGGAGATCGCGGTGCCGCCGAGCCGCGCCGCGAGCAGCACGCCGACGGTCATCCCGATGGTCATTCCGGTGCCGCCGATGATCTGGGTGAGGCAGAGCAGCAGCAACGTGCGCCGCTGGACCCGGGCGACGCCGACCGGCGCCGCCCCGGCGGGGCGGCCCCCGACTCCGGTGGTGAGTTCCGCCGTCATGTCAGCCGCTCCCGTCCCCGTTTCGGACCCGCCGCCTCCGGCGGGGCGGCCCGCGTCGGGCACCGCAAGGAGCGGTGGGCCGGGGCCATCCTTACCCGCGGATCGAAGCACGCCTCCCGGCCCGGTTCAACCCCGATTCGCCGCCGGCGTAGCCGCGAGCCGCCGGCCGGTCAGAGCCCCAGGTCGCGGCCGATGATCTCCTTCATGATCTCGGTGGTGCCGCCGTAGATGGTCTGCACCCGACCGTCCAGCCAGGCCCGGGCGACCGGGTACTCCAGCATGTAGCCGTAGCCGCCGTGCAGTTGGACGCAGCGGTCGGCGACCCGGTTCTGCAACTCGGTGGTCCACCACTTGACCTTCGCCGCGTCCACCGCGGAGAGCCGGCCCGCGTTGAACTCGGCGACACAGTGGTCGAGGAAGGTACGGGCGATCGTGACCTCGGTGTCCAGCTCGGCGAGGAGGAAGCGGTTGTGCTGGAACGCGCCGATCGGCCGGCCGAACGCCTGGCGGGACCGGGCGTGCTCCAGGGTGACCGCGAGCAGCCGCTCGGCGGCGGCGACCGCGGCGACCGCGATGCCGAGCCGTTCCCGGGGCAGGTTCGCCATCAGGTGGTAGAAGCCGCTGTTCTCCGTACCGAGCAGGTTCGCCGCCGGCACCCGGCACTCGTCGAAGAAGAGTTCGGCGGTGTCGTTGGCCTTCAGCCCGACCTTGGCCAGCCGGCGTCCCCGGGTGAAGCCGGGGGTGCCGCGCTCGACCACCAGCAGGCTCACGCCGTGCGCGCCCCGCTCCGGCGCGGTCTTCGCCACCACCACGACCAGGTCGGCCAGCTCGCCGTTGGTGATGAACGTCTTCTGTCCGGTCAGGACGTAGTCGTCGCCGTCCCGGGTGGCGGTGGTGCGGATCCCGGCCAGGTCGGAACCGGCGCCCGGCTCGCTCATCGCGATCGCGGTGACGATCTCGCCCGCGCAGAAGCCGGGCAGCCAGCGCGCCCGCTGCTCGTCGCTGGCCAGCTCGCTCAGGTACTGCGCGACCACGTCGTTGTGCAGCCCGAACCCGAGCCCGGAACAGCCGCTGGCGACGATCTCCTCGACGAGTACGGCGTTGAACCGGAAGTCCCGCTGTCCGCCGCCGCCGTACTCCTCGGGGACGTCCGTTCCGAGCAGCCCGGCCGCACCGGCCCGGCGCCAGACCTCCCGGTCGACGATGCCGTCCGCCTCCCACCGGTCGTGGTGCGGCACCGCCTCGCGGGCCAGGAACGCCCGGCAGAGCTGGCGGAACTCGTCGTGCACGGGCTCGTAGAGGTGCTGTTCCATGCCGGCCAGTCTGCCCCGGCGACCCGGACGGGCACATCCCCGGCCAGCGCTCAGACCTCGGCGAGTCGCTGGTGCCGGTGTGCCGCCATCCGTACCGGCGCGTTGGCGTCGCCGAAGCCGTCGTAACCGGCCCGGCGTTGCAACACCTCGAAGAAGATCCGGCCACCGTAGACCGGGGTGTAGAGGTGCAGCAGCTCGC from Plantactinospora sp. BC1 carries:
- a CDS encoding DUF3046 domain-containing protein — protein: MRLTDFWARLEQTFGPAYAGSIAADQVLPQLGGRTIRQALEAGEETVVVWRAVCAAYPDRVPARLR
- a CDS encoding MFS transporter, which produces MTAELTTGVGGRPAGAAPVGVARVQRRTLLLLCLTQIIGGTGMTIGMTVGVLLAARLGGTAISGLVQSASVVGGALLAVPVSRIMRTGGRRPGLITAYLVGAVGGVLIIVAAVTDWVPLLFVGALLFGGGTTAGLQARYAAVDLADPARRGRHLSIAVWATTIGAVAAPNLAAPADRALAWTGVPVLAGPFVFSVFAFALAAGVLLVFLRPDPLLTARRLAAADAPPVAATPGTRPGRDDGLRGALRVVRELPAARLGISAVAMGHLVMVGVMVMTPVRLGEWHSDAHLLRVVGIVLSLHIAGMFALSPLVGWLTDRLGRRAVILGGLGVLLAACAVAGTAGHDTVRISIGLTLLGLGWSGTMVAGSTLLSESVPASVRPAVQGLSDLTMGLAGALAGALSGFVIQVAGYPVLNLLAAVAVVPLLALALRTASPGVRGGA
- a CDS encoding acyl-CoA dehydrogenase family protein encodes the protein MEQHLYEPVHDEFRQLCRAFLAREAVPHHDRWEADGIVDREVWRRAGAAGLLGTDVPEEYGGGGQRDFRFNAVLVEEIVASGCSGLGFGLHNDVVAQYLSELASDEQRARWLPGFCAGEIVTAIAMSEPGAGSDLAGIRTTATRDGDDYVLTGQKTFITNGELADLVVVVAKTAPERGAHGVSLLVVERGTPGFTRGRRLAKVGLKANDTAELFFDECRVPAANLLGTENSGFYHLMANLPRERLGIAVAAVAAAERLLAVTLEHARSRQAFGRPIGAFQHNRFLLAELDTEVTIARTFLDHCVAEFNAGRLSAVDAAKVKWWTTELQNRVADRCVQLHGGYGYMLEYPVARAWLDGRVQTIYGGTTEIMKEIIGRDLGL